The following are from one region of the Neorhodopirellula lusitana genome:
- a CDS encoding class I SAM-dependent methyltransferase, protein MSECQLEVDRASFASRMKAVFQTWLHHPASVASVCPSSSVLTEQIADRESVRQASLVVDLGPATGETSVALLKHMKSNGKLLAVEKMLEFIAPLSEIQDDRLIVHHGDAGDLGSILRTHALGRPDVIVSGVPFSTMDEASGRRIVAAVHEHLRDGGRFLAYQVRDEVAQLATPLFGSPMVEKVHLNVPPLTIYTWTKSSTG, encoded by the coding sequence ATGTCCGAATGTCAGCTGGAGGTGGATCGGGCAAGTTTTGCATCCCGCATGAAGGCGGTGTTTCAGACTTGGTTGCATCATCCGGCCTCGGTCGCCTCGGTCTGCCCCAGTTCAAGTGTGTTGACTGAACAGATCGCTGACCGTGAGTCCGTACGGCAAGCGAGCTTGGTGGTCGATTTGGGGCCAGCAACCGGTGAGACATCGGTCGCGTTGCTAAAACACATGAAGTCGAACGGCAAGCTATTGGCGGTCGAGAAAATGCTCGAATTCATCGCACCGCTCAGCGAGATCCAAGATGATCGGCTAATCGTGCACCATGGCGACGCAGGCGACCTGGGTTCGATCCTGCGGACACACGCACTCGGTCGCCCTGACGTCATCGTTTCAGGCGTTCCGTTCTCCACGATGGACGAGGCATCCGGACGGCGAATCGTGGCTGCGGTCCACGAACATCTTCGCGACGGAGGCCGCTTCCTTGCGTACCAAGTGCGCGACGAGGTTGCCCAACTTGCGACACCGCTTTTCGGAAGTCCGATGGTCGAGAAAGTGCACTTGAATGTCCCACCGCTCACCATCTACACGTGGACAAAATCGTCGACTGGGTGA
- a CDS encoding endonuclease III domain-containing protein, protein MWHHPARAGSPMTAESGSPGHPPLPAAKVNEVFRILSREMPGRGASVTGPSPAMGPKRQPNPFRSCVSCMLSAQSRDANTAAATKALFKLARTPRTMLALKDDQIATAIKPCGLYNMKTKNIRKFCTALLNDFNGVVPRTRDELMQLPGIGRKCADIVLQFAFGIDTIAVDTHVFRVCNRIGIARGINAEKTAEALEKAAPSWAFAEGHFWLIQFGKQVCLSRAPRCQTCPVRHLCQKWATDIATIADPPSPIQTPTTGH, encoded by the coding sequence ATGTGGCATCATCCTGCCCGTGCGGGTTCGCCAATGACGGCTGAGTCGGGTTCCCCCGGCCATCCGCCACTGCCAGCCGCCAAGGTGAACGAGGTGTTTCGAATTCTCTCACGCGAGATGCCCGGACGAGGAGCCAGCGTAACCGGTCCCAGTCCTGCGATGGGTCCCAAACGCCAGCCAAACCCGTTCCGCTCCTGCGTCTCCTGCATGTTGTCGGCTCAATCGCGAGACGCCAACACGGCCGCGGCAACGAAGGCGTTGTTTAAGCTTGCTCGCACACCGCGGACAATGCTGGCCCTTAAGGATGACCAGATCGCGACGGCGATCAAGCCTTGTGGTTTGTACAACATGAAGACGAAGAACATTCGCAAGTTTTGTACTGCGTTGTTAAACGACTTCAATGGAGTAGTCCCCCGTACCCGTGACGAGCTGATGCAGTTGCCCGGCATTGGTCGTAAGTGCGCCGACATCGTCTTGCAATTCGCCTTTGGAATCGACACGATCGCGGTCGACACACACGTCTTCCGTGTCTGCAATCGGATCGGAATAGCACGTGGTATCAATGCGGAAAAAACAGCCGAGGCGTTGGAAAAAGCGGCTCCATCTTGGGCGTTCGCCGAAGGGCATTTCTGGCTGATTCAGTTTGGCAAGCAGGTCTGCTTGTCGCGTGCCCCCAGGTGCCAAACCTGCCCTGTTCGACATCTTTGCCAAAAGTGGGCGACCGACATCGCGACAATCGCTGATCCGCCATCGCCCATTCAGACGCCCACCACTGGCCACTGA
- a CDS encoding SDR family oxidoreductase, translating to MTESEVKCVLVCGATGYVGGRLVPKLLAEGLHVRCLVRSPEKLLAYPWADDDRLEFIQGDLDDAETVHQAAEGVDATYYLVHSMISAGDDYAQRDRELAESFLTGLRGTTCKRIIYLGGLGELGPDLSHHLHSRREVAQILSNSEFDTTVFRAAMIIGSGSASFEILRYLVERLPIMITPKWVKTETQPIAIRDVLRYLVECLQVPETADRVIDIGGTDIFTYQELMQVMANSLGLARRIIFPIPVLTPKLSSAWISLVTPVNASIARPLAEGLRNRTVCRNDDACQLMPGPLFGIEQAIDAALGKLQTGDIETRWSTAGAMPGDPEWSGGKVFADERTRTVNASASQTFTAISRIGGRYGYWGADWLWWLRGVMDKMVGGPGLRRGRRHPQDLSYGEAVDFWRVNGFKKGSWLRLIAEMKLPGDAELEFRVDPIDDTHCRVFQTARFRPTGLLGLAYWYSVFPLHFFVFPKMINGIVRDAENANDTN from the coding sequence ATGACCGAGTCAGAAGTCAAATGCGTTCTGGTCTGCGGAGCGACGGGTTATGTGGGTGGTCGTTTGGTTCCCAAACTGTTGGCCGAAGGACTCCACGTTCGCTGCCTGGTGCGAAGTCCTGAAAAACTATTGGCTTACCCATGGGCGGACGACGATCGGCTGGAATTCATCCAGGGCGACCTCGACGACGCGGAAACCGTCCACCAAGCCGCCGAGGGTGTCGACGCGACTTACTATCTAGTCCATTCCATGATAAGCGCCGGGGACGATTACGCTCAGCGAGACCGAGAACTTGCCGAGTCGTTCTTGACCGGACTGCGTGGCACAACATGCAAACGGATCATCTATCTGGGCGGACTGGGTGAACTCGGCCCGGACCTGAGCCACCATTTGCATAGCCGCCGTGAAGTCGCCCAAATCCTTTCCAACAGCGAATTTGATACGACGGTTTTCCGAGCCGCGATGATTATCGGTTCGGGATCTGCCTCTTTCGAGATTTTGCGATACCTGGTCGAACGACTGCCGATCATGATCACACCCAAGTGGGTCAAGACGGAAACACAACCGATCGCAATTCGTGACGTTCTTCGCTACCTGGTCGAATGCCTGCAAGTTCCTGAAACGGCCGATCGAGTCATCGACATTGGTGGCACGGATATCTTCACCTACCAAGAACTGATGCAGGTGATGGCGAACTCGCTGGGACTGGCTCGGCGAATCATCTTTCCAATTCCGGTGCTCACACCCAAGCTAAGCTCCGCCTGGATTTCGTTAGTCACTCCGGTCAACGCCAGCATCGCCCGACCGCTAGCGGAAGGGCTAAGAAATCGGACGGTTTGCCGCAACGATGACGCTTGCCAACTGATGCCCGGACCGCTGTTCGGAATTGAACAAGCAATCGATGCCGCACTGGGAAAGCTGCAAACCGGCGACATTGAAACACGCTGGTCCACCGCCGGGGCCATGCCAGGTGACCCGGAATGGTCCGGCGGGAAAGTGTTCGCCGACGAACGAACTCGGACCGTCAACGCGTCCGCCAGCCAAACCTTCACGGCGATCAGCCGGATCGGTGGTCGCTATGGCTATTGGGGTGCGGATTGGTTGTGGTGGCTGCGAGGCGTGATGGACAAGATGGTTGGCGGCCCTGGATTGCGTCGAGGTCGGCGGCACCCCCAGGACCTTAGCTACGGCGAAGCGGTTGATTTCTGGCGGGTGAACGGTTTCAAGAAAGGCTCTTGGCTAAGGCTAATCGCGGAAATGAAATTGCCGGGCGATGCCGAACTTGAGTTCCGTGTCGACCCGATCGACGATACCCATTGCCGCGTCTTTCAAACGGCACGCTTTCGCCCCACCGGGCTCCTCGGTCTGGCTTACTGGTATTCCGTCTTCCCGCTGCATTTCTTTGTGTTCCCCAAGATGATTAATGGTATCGTCCGAGACGCTGAAAACGCCAACGATACAAACTAA
- a CDS encoding ATPase domain-containing protein: protein MTSPNTPPKISTGIAPLDDILRGGLTADRLYLVEGVPGTGKTTLALQFLLEGARQGEAGLYVTLSETKRELEGVAASHGWSLDNIDIHELVDTEAAGDARLQYTMFEPAEIELGTTVDGVLERVKQLEPKRVVFDSLSEMRLLSQGSLRYRRQILALKQFFVGRGCTVLLLDDHSGTEEQHLQSIAHGVIRLEHLLSDYGGERRRLRIVKHRGNSFIGGSHDMRIVRGGLKVYPREAIDQIVGTTPTHLVNSGNEAFDELLGGGLNAGTSALLLGPAGVGKSSMALQFAISAAQRNERAVLFQFEESTQSLFVRAEGLGFDLPSHVDSGLVQIINLVPGEITPSEFACLVQESVKPDAQGRKVGIVSIDSINGYLNSMPHEKFLIIQMHELLQYLGKRGILTLVVVAQHGMLGQTMGTPIDASYLADAVVLFRYFEAGGSIRQAISVIKKRTGRHERTIREFKLSSKGVEIGPPLTQFRGILTGVPEFTGTQETLISKQGKNQ, encoded by the coding sequence GTGACATCGCCTAACACCCCACCGAAAATTAGCACCGGTATCGCACCGCTAGACGACATCCTTCGTGGCGGCTTAACCGCGGATCGGCTGTATTTGGTCGAAGGCGTGCCGGGCACCGGGAAAACAACTCTCGCTTTACAGTTCCTGCTGGAAGGTGCTCGCCAGGGCGAAGCCGGCTTGTACGTGACGCTATCGGAAACCAAACGTGAACTGGAGGGCGTGGCTGCATCCCACGGCTGGTCGCTCGACAACATCGACATCCACGAGCTGGTTGACACCGAAGCGGCCGGCGACGCACGTTTGCAATACACGATGTTCGAGCCAGCGGAAATCGAATTGGGAACCACCGTCGATGGCGTGCTAGAACGCGTTAAACAACTGGAACCGAAACGAGTCGTATTCGACTCCCTTTCCGAGATGCGACTACTGTCACAGGGGTCGTTGCGTTACCGTCGCCAGATCCTAGCGCTGAAACAGTTCTTTGTCGGCCGCGGTTGCACGGTCCTGTTGCTGGACGATCATTCCGGAACTGAAGAGCAACATCTGCAGAGCATTGCCCACGGCGTCATTCGGCTGGAGCATTTACTGTCCGATTACGGCGGGGAGCGTCGGCGGTTAAGGATTGTCAAACACCGCGGCAATAGTTTCATTGGCGGGTCGCACGACATGCGAATCGTTCGAGGCGGCCTGAAGGTCTACCCTCGTGAGGCCATCGACCAAATCGTGGGTACCACGCCGACTCACTTGGTGAATAGCGGCAACGAAGCGTTCGACGAACTTCTTGGCGGCGGACTCAATGCCGGAACGAGCGCCCTGTTGCTCGGGCCCGCGGGTGTCGGCAAATCGTCGATGGCGCTGCAATTTGCGATCTCGGCCGCGCAGCGTAACGAGCGTGCGGTTCTGTTTCAGTTCGAAGAAAGCACGCAGTCGCTCTTCGTTCGTGCCGAGGGCTTAGGGTTTGACTTGCCATCCCACGTCGATAGCGGACTGGTCCAAATCATTAACCTGGTTCCCGGCGAGATCACTCCCAGCGAGTTTGCGTGTCTGGTACAAGAATCAGTCAAGCCAGATGCCCAGGGGCGAAAAGTCGGCATCGTTTCGATCGATAGCATTAACGGCTATCTGAACTCGATGCCCCACGAGAAATTCTTGATCATCCAAATGCACGAACTGCTGCAGTACCTGGGCAAACGTGGCATTTTGACTTTGGTAGTCGTCGCCCAACACGGAATGCTCGGCCAAACCATGGGCACGCCCATCGACGCCAGCTACTTAGCCGACGCGGTCGTGCTGTTCCGATACTTCGAAGCAGGTGGTTCCATCCGACAAGCAATCTCCGTCATCAAAAAACGCACCGGACGCCACGAACGTACCATTCGCGAGTTCAAACTCAGCAGCAAAGGCGTGGAGATCGGGCCTCCGTTGACTCAGTTTCGAGGAATCCTCACCGGCGTACCCGAGTTCACCGGCACCCAAGAAACGTTGATCAGCAAACAAGGCAAGAATCAATAA
- a CDS encoding transglutaminase-like domain-containing protein produces the protein MNQIQVGSRIVYQVNTPTTFLFNISVVQNEHQKTISESFDVQPFHKIEECAVGPLGNRVVRLSVPPGVLKIDYRATVKLDAEQVDVTDVGETPYEQLPADVLTYLNPSRYCESDKLLDFAMEQFGTLLPGYSRVTAICNWTYDQLTYTPGSTGPTTTACDVLEQKAGVCRDFAHVAISLCRAMGVPARYVAGYAVNLNPPDFHGFFEAYLDGRWFLFDATRLAPVGGFVRIGAGRDAADVAFSTIRGSALNTEMEVWANEQQVGDELLDPNNVETAVSSA, from the coding sequence ATGAATCAAATCCAAGTCGGTAGCCGAATCGTCTACCAAGTGAACACACCTACTACGTTCCTGTTCAACATTTCAGTCGTTCAAAACGAGCATCAGAAAACGATTTCAGAGTCGTTCGACGTCCAACCGTTCCACAAGATCGAAGAATGTGCAGTGGGACCACTGGGCAATCGCGTCGTACGTCTGTCTGTTCCGCCAGGCGTGCTGAAGATTGACTACCGGGCAACCGTCAAACTTGATGCGGAACAAGTGGATGTGACCGACGTCGGCGAGACGCCCTACGAGCAACTCCCCGCTGACGTCCTGACCTACCTCAACCCCAGTCGCTATTGCGAGTCCGACAAACTGCTCGACTTCGCGATGGAACAGTTCGGGACTCTATTGCCTGGATATTCTCGTGTCACCGCGATCTGCAACTGGACCTACGACCAACTCACCTACACGCCCGGCAGCACCGGTCCCACGACCACGGCTTGCGATGTTCTGGAACAGAAAGCCGGCGTTTGCCGCGACTTTGCACACGTCGCCATCAGCCTGTGCCGAGCCATGGGGGTTCCTGCTCGCTATGTCGCTGGATACGCCGTCAATTTGAATCCGCCTGACTTCCATGGATTCTTCGAAGCATACCTGGATGGCCGTTGGTTCCTGTTTGACGCGACCCGGCTTGCACCCGTTGGGGGGTTCGTACGAATCGGGGCCGGACGTGACGCCGCCGACGTCGCGTTCAGTACGATTCGCGGCTCCGCTCTAAACACCGAAATGGAAGTCTGGGCAAACGAGCAACAAGTTGGGGATGAACTCCTTGACCCCAACAACGTCGAAACCGCAGTCAGCTCTGCCTAA
- a CDS encoding DUF2945 domain-containing protein, producing MSKYEEGSKVKWKWGEGYGHGQVQSSFTHKVTRKIDGSEVTRNGSQETPAYYVHVEDGNNVLKLETELESDS from the coding sequence ATGTCGAAGTATGAAGAAGGCTCCAAGGTAAAGTGGAAATGGGGCGAAGGCTACGGTCACGGCCAAGTGCAATCCTCATTCACGCACAAGGTCACACGAAAGATTGATGGTTCGGAAGTGACTCGCAACGGGTCACAAGAAACCCCGGCGTACTACGTTCACGTTGAGGACGGAAACAACGTCCTGAAGTTGGAAACCGAACTGGAGAGCGATTCGTGA
- a CDS encoding catalase has product MAKKAESKTGYESTTGNGGEPHQIATDGPRLTTNQGTVISDDQNTLTIGPRGPQLLEDHILREKITHFDHERIPERVVHARGYGAHGYFQSYKSASKLCKAGFLQDPEAKTPVFCRISTVAGSAGSRDTARDVRGFAVKFYTDEGNYDLVGNNIPVFFIQDAIKFPDLIHSVKPAPDRDFPQAQSAHDTFWDFVSLNPESMHMLMWVMSDRAIPTSLRMIEGFGVHSFRMIDKEGNSTFVKFHWRPKYGTFSQIWDEAVMVGGADPDFHRRDMWNSIESGDYPEWELSVQSFTQEQADAFDFDHLDPTKLIPEELVPLTPIGKMVLDRNVDNFFAETEQVAFCPSHLVPGIDFSNDPLLQGRLFSYLDTQLSRLGSPNFHQIPVNKPKCPFANFQRDGHMQTEVPTGRVANQPNSLDEAGPREDPKSGFHSFPAEEAGQKVRLRPESFADHYTQARLFWKSMTEPEQRHIVGGFSFELGKCQETKIRTRMLGHLNNIAPELSSQVADCLGMKGMADKIKPAVPVGDPEPSLPLSQYAVAPKSIAGKKIGLLTTNGVDAGLLGAIQKTVQAEGAKLEIIAPKIGPMETSEGQEVTPDHFLAGAPSPLFDAVIIAPAPSAVESLLAEAAAIDWIRTAFAHLKAIGFNEASSPLFEKAAVKLDADEGMIDVTDASLTEFVTQAKQHRIWKREPQVRSC; this is encoded by the coding sequence ATGGCAAAAAAGGCCGAGTCCAAAACTGGTTACGAGTCCACCACTGGCAATGGAGGCGAGCCCCATCAAATCGCAACCGATGGACCGCGATTGACCACCAACCAGGGCACCGTGATCTCTGATGATCAGAATACATTGACCATCGGACCACGCGGTCCCCAGTTGCTGGAAGACCACATCCTGCGTGAAAAGATCACTCACTTCGACCACGAACGCATTCCCGAACGCGTGGTCCACGCCCGCGGCTATGGTGCTCACGGATACTTCCAAAGTTACAAGTCGGCATCCAAGCTTTGCAAAGCCGGCTTCCTGCAAGATCCAGAAGCGAAGACGCCCGTCTTCTGTCGTATTTCAACCGTCGCGGGTAGCGCTGGATCACGCGACACCGCCCGTGACGTACGCGGGTTCGCCGTTAAGTTCTACACCGACGAAGGCAACTACGACCTGGTCGGCAACAACATCCCCGTGTTCTTCATTCAAGACGCAATCAAGTTCCCCGACCTGATCCACAGCGTCAAACCGGCTCCAGACCGCGACTTCCCACAAGCTCAATCGGCCCATGATACGTTTTGGGACTTCGTTTCATTGAACCCCGAATCCATGCACATGTTGATGTGGGTGATGTCGGACCGGGCGATCCCGACATCACTACGAATGATCGAAGGCTTCGGCGTTCACTCTTTCCGCATGATTGACAAGGAAGGCAACTCCACCTTCGTCAAATTCCACTGGCGTCCCAAGTACGGCACCTTTTCGCAAATCTGGGACGAAGCCGTGATGGTTGGTGGTGCTGATCCCGATTTCCATCGCCGCGACATGTGGAACTCAATCGAGTCAGGAGACTATCCCGAGTGGGAACTGTCCGTGCAGTCGTTTACCCAGGAACAGGCGGATGCATTCGACTTCGACCATCTCGATCCGACCAAGTTGATCCCCGAAGAACTCGTGCCGCTGACACCGATTGGCAAGATGGTTCTGGACCGCAACGTCGACAACTTCTTTGCGGAAACCGAGCAAGTCGCGTTCTGTCCTTCGCACCTTGTCCCTGGCATCGATTTTTCCAACGATCCACTGCTTCAGGGTCGACTGTTCTCGTATCTCGATACCCAGCTCTCGCGACTGGGCAGCCCCAATTTCCATCAGATTCCGGTCAACAAACCCAAGTGCCCCTTCGCGAATTTCCAACGCGACGGGCACATGCAAACCGAAGTCCCGACCGGTCGAGTCGCCAACCAACCCAACTCGTTGGACGAAGCCGGGCCGCGGGAAGACCCGAAATCCGGCTTCCATTCGTTCCCCGCAGAAGAAGCTGGCCAGAAAGTCCGACTGCGTCCGGAGAGTTTCGCTGATCATTACACCCAGGCTCGCCTGTTTTGGAAGTCGATGACCGAGCCCGAACAACGACACATCGTCGGCGGGTTCTCATTCGAACTAGGCAAATGCCAAGAGACCAAGATTCGAACTCGGATGCTCGGCCATCTCAACAACATCGCGCCAGAGCTAAGCAGCCAAGTCGCTGACTGTCTGGGCATGAAAGGCATGGCTGACAAAATCAAACCCGCGGTCCCCGTTGGGGATCCGGAACCTTCGCTGCCGCTATCGCAATACGCGGTCGCTCCCAAGTCGATCGCTGGCAAGAAGATTGGTCTGCTGACCACCAACGGCGTCGACGCGGGGCTGCTAGGCGCGATCCAGAAAACGGTACAGGCTGAAGGAGCCAAGCTGGAAATTATCGCCCCCAAAATCGGCCCGATGGAGACGAGCGAAGGACAAGAGGTCACGCCCGATCACTTCTTGGCCGGTGCCCCCTCGCCATTGTTCGATGCGGTGATCATTGCACCCGCCCCGTCAGCCGTGGAATCGCTACTCGCTGAGGCCGCGGCGATTGACTGGATTCGCACGGCGTTCGCTCACTTGAAAGCGATCGGATTTAACGAAGCGTCCTCACCTTTGTTTGAAAAGGCGGCTGTCAAGTTGGACGCCGATGAAGGCATGATCGACGTCACCGATGCCTCGCTCACTGAGTTCGTTACACAGGCGAAACAGCATCGAATTTGGAAGCGAGAACCACAAGTCCGGTCATGCTAA
- a CDS encoding zinc ribbon domain-containing protein: MNTPLNHVQCPSCRKEVDDRAPACPQCGEKIYVNVPGDTTPTKHPPLNPPKQD, encoded by the coding sequence ATGAATACTCCGCTGAATCATGTCCAATGCCCCAGCTGTCGCAAGGAGGTCGACGATCGAGCTCCCGCGTGTCCTCAATGCGGCGAGAAAATTTACGTCAACGTGCCGGGCGATACCACTCCAACCAAGCACCCACCACTGAATCCCCCAAAACAGGACTAG
- a CDS encoding response regulator, translating into MTLRCLVADDVRHNRSLAIHWLHELGYSTMEATDGEDAWRIVKQYPLDLVITDIEMPRQSGLELIQHLREHDDPNVAHTPVVVMSSLQDDLLETAALHFGATIVLHKPLDREDFLQAANAALAKDASEVRGKPDPDTLLDEESHPGVISPTLRRIIDRTRDRS; encoded by the coding sequence ATGACGCTGCGATGCCTAGTGGCTGACGATGTGCGGCACAACCGGTCACTTGCGATCCATTGGCTCCATGAACTGGGCTATTCAACAATGGAAGCAACCGACGGCGAAGATGCATGGCGGATCGTCAAGCAATACCCACTCGATCTGGTGATCACGGATATCGAAATGCCGCGGCAAAGCGGACTGGAATTGATCCAGCACCTCCGCGAGCACGACGACCCCAACGTTGCCCATACGCCCGTCGTGGTCATGAGCAGCCTGCAAGACGATTTGTTGGAAACAGCCGCATTGCACTTTGGGGCCACAATCGTCCTTCATAAACCGCTCGATCGAGAAGACTTCTTACAGGCCGCCAACGCCGCACTCGCCAAAGACGCTAGCGAAGTCCGAGGCAAACCCGATCCGGATACTCTACTGGACGAGGAGTCTCACCCTGGCGTGATCTCTCCGACGCTGCGACGGATCATCGACCGAACCCGAGATCGATCCTAA